The genomic window TCCGGATGATCAACCCCGAGATCCTCGTGCCCGTCGGCGAGCGCGCGCTGGAATGGCTCGTCGAGGACTACACGACGACGGATCCCGACGACGTCTCGCTTCCCGACGCCCACGGCGAGCGCCTCCGGGGGCGGGGCTTCGAACTCGTGCCGATGGTCGATCCCGCGACGATGACCGACGAGCAGGCCGACGACTTCGTGCACGACTTCTCGGCGCTGATGGCGACGGACTATCGGCAGACGAAGGGCCGGCGGAGTCGGTAGGGTGGTTCGGTCGGCTCGGATTCGTTCGCGGTTGGGTTTTTGCTCGTTACCAGTAGGGCGTTCTGCGGCCGCCCGAGGACGCTCGGCCCGCGAGGAGCGCGATTCCTGCGAACGCGACCGCGATCAGTAGCGGCGCGAGGACCATCGTCTCGCTCGCCTGGCTCGCGGCCTGCTGGACGCCGACGGCGGCGAGGAGCGTGGCGAGGCCGACCGCGACGCTGCCGAGTGCGCGTGACTGGAGTATGGATTTCGCATTCATGCTCGTACGTGGACACTGGATCGGGGTAAGCGTTTGTGGGTGTTCGTTTCTGCATCGTGTTCTCCGAAAGCCCCCGAGCGCTCGGTGACCCGGGGCTCGCTGCGCTCCTCGGCCTTCGGCCTCCGGTGCTTGTTCGTTCGCCTCGCTCCGCTCGGCTCACCTTCGCCCGGGGACCGCCGACCGCACGGCCCCTTTCGAAGTCCCGCCCCGCAACAGCACCTCAATCCTCCCCAACCTCCTGCGCTGCTCACGTCGCTTCGCTCGTTGCGCTGCTCGTCCCTCGCGCGGCGGCGCGGCTTCGCCGCGCAGCTTCGCGCGCCACCGCACCTCCGCCGAATTTCCGCCGACAGATCACTCCCCGATTTCTTCGAGCACGGATTCACCTTCGCCGTCCTTCGATCCCACTCCCACTCGTCGTCGATCCGCACGCGACCGTCCTCCAGCACCGAAATCTCGCCGACGGAGTGGCCCGTCGCCGTCTCGCCGTTTTCGTGTAACTGGACGTAGCGGACGTCCCACTCGCCGTCGTCGATCGTCCCGAGCAGGTGTCCCTCGACGATCGACCCGCCGGCGTAGCGCGCGCTGATTCGGTCGCCGGTCTGCTCGACGGTGAATGTAGTCTCATCGCTGACCTCGCCGGCGTCGTCGTTCGCGACGCCGACGAGCGTGCGGCCATCGAGCGAGATGCCCTCGGTCATATACCCTCCCTCGCCAGCGGAGTCCAAAACGGTTCGCCCGGGCACGCCACGGCGCCGGTTCGCGTCGTCCCTGCCCAGCTTCACTTTCACCGTGCTTATCAGGGACCGCATTACCCCCGTGGCGCCCCACTGTTCGACCATGGACCGACAGCTCCCATCGCTCGATGCCGGGGTGACGCTCCTCGAAACGGACGACGCCCCGACGGCGCTCTACCGGATCGTCGGCCGCCACCTCGCCGACGAGCCCGGCGCGCCGGCGTACTGGCTCGACGCGCGCAACGCCGCCTCGCCCGCGACGATCCGCGAGCACGCACCGGGCAGCGCCGCCCGATCGATCCGGGTCGCTCGCGCGTTCACGGGCTACCAGCACTACGAACTCGTCCGCGGACTGCTCGGACGGATCGACCCCGACGCCTCGCTCGTCGTCGCGCCGAACCTCGGCGCGCTCTACGCGGAGGACGACGTGCCCGAGTACGAGGCGGACGCGATGATCGAGGTCGTCTGCTCGCTGCTCGAGCGGGTCGCGGCCGCCCTCGACGTGCCGGTGCTCGTCACCGCTCCCGGGTCGACCTACGCCGACCGCGCCCGCGCCGCCGCGGACCGCGTCCTCACCGCCACCCGGACCAGCGCCGGGCTCCGCGTCGAGGGCCCAGACTTCCAGACGGACGTCTACTGGTCCGCGGGCGGCTTCCAGACCACGATCGCCTACTGGGTGGATCTGCTCGGCACGGCGACATCCGCGCGCTCGGCGCCCGCCGCGGACACCACGCTGGTGGGGATCTGAGATGGGCCGGACGAGAGCGACGACCCGCGATCGACTCGACGCGCTCGAACGCGAGTGGATGCCGTTTCGCCGGTCGCTCCGCCGGCGCCACCAGCCCGCGTTCGATCGCCTGTTCGAGCACGCCCGCGGCCATGCCGAGGCCGCGACCCAGCAGAACCCTGCCGACCCCTGGCGCGGATTCGTCTTCGCCGTCCTGCTCGCCCAGGAACAGGCGACCGCGGCCCGGGAGGAGGAGATTGCCGCCCTGGAAGAGAAACTCGCCGACCGCGAGGCGGAGGTCGAGCGGCTTGCGGCCGACGTCGACGCCCTGCACGAGCGGGTGGCCGAGCTGGCGGGCGAATCGGTCGCTGCCGACCCCGAGCCCTCCGCCTGAGCCGTGGCGTTCACGATCGACGTCCGCGACGACGGCACGCCGGTCCGCTGGGAGCTCGACCCCGACGGCGGCGCGACGCCCACCGCCGATCCGGACTACCAGCCGGCGATCTACGTCGCGGCGCGGGACGACCGGACCGGCGCGCTCGAGTGGCTCGCCGACGCGCTCGCCGACGATCCGAAGGTCGCGGCCGTGGAGCGCGTCGAGCGCTACCGGTCGCTCCGGGCCGACGAGCGATCGCCGATGTGCGAGCTCCGCCTCGACCGCCTCGACGAGGTGCGTCAGGTCGCCCGCGAGCTCCGCCGTCGCGAGCACGAGCAGTTCCTGCCCGGTACCTTCCAGCTGTACGACGTGGATCTCGATCCGGGGTTCCGGTACGTGCTCGATCGCGGGCTGGACCCGACGCCGGATCGAGACCTGGTGACGCTCGACCTCGCGCTGCCCGAGCCAGCGGTCGCCAACGGGGACGTCCGGCCGCTGGAAATCGACGGAGAACCCGCAACGCCGGACGGCACCGGGGCGGGATCGGCGGCCGCCGAAGCCGCCGTCGCCGACGCCGTCGAATCCGTCCTCGACGCCCGGGACCCGGACGTCCTCCTGCTCTCTTCCGGCGAGATCGTCCCGCTCCTCGCCGACGCCGACGTGGACCTCGGCCGCCGCCCCGGTTTCAGTCGGATCGCCGGCGAGAGCACGTTCGTCAGCTACGGCCAGGTCGGTTACTCGCCGGCGCGCTACGACGTCCCCGGGCGGGCGCTGGTGAACCGCTCGAACAGTTTCCTGCTGGGTCACTCCGCGCTCGCCGGACTGCTGTACTTCGTCGAACGGGCGGGCAAGCCGCTCCAGGAGATCGCGAAGGACTCCATCGGCGGCGTGCTCACGGCGATCGAGATCCGGGCCGCGCGGCAGTGGGACGGCGAGCGCGTCGTGGATCGGGTTCCCGGCCGCCGCGATGGGGTGCCCGCTCCGTGGCAGAAGCGCCAGACCGAGGGCTGGAAACCCCTCGACACGCTCCACGCCGCCGACCGCGGTGGGTTCACCTTTCAGCCCGACCCCGGCCTTCACGAGCACGTCCACGAACTCGACTTCGCGTCGCTGTACCCGAACGTCATCTGCGAGTACCGGGTCTCGCCGGACACCGTCTGCTGTGACTGCCACGACGCCAGCGACGTGTCCGCCGTCGACGCATCCGCCGAGCCGCTCGATCCCGACCTCCGGGTGCCGGAACTGGACTACAGCGTCTGCCCCGACGGCGACGCCTTCCTCGCGGAGGTGCTCGAACCGCTCATCGAGGAGCGCCAGGAGCGCAAGGCGGTGGTTCGCGACGCGGGACCGACCGAGGACACCGCCGCCGACGAGGCCGTCGTCGAGGCGATCAAGTGGGTGCTCGTCTCCTGTTTCGGCTATCAGGGCTACCGCCACGCGAAGTTCGGCCGCATCGAGGTCCACGAGGCGATCAACGCCCACGCCCGCGAGATCATGCTCACCGCGAAGGCGATGCTGGAGGACGCCGGCTGGCGCATCGTCCACGGCATCGTCGACAGCGTCTGGGTCACCGCAGCGCCCGATCGCGAGCAGCGCCCGATCCGCGAGGTCGCCACAGAGATCACCGAGGCGGTCCGGATCGAACTCGAGTACGAGGGCGAGTTCGACTGGGTCGCCTTCTGCCCGCGCAAGCGCGCCAGCGGCGCGGCGCTGATGCGCTACTTCGGCCGCTGGGCCGACGCGGAACTCGACGCAGCTGGAGACGACGAGTCGCCCAGCGACGACCCGTTCAAACTCCGCGGGATCGAGGCCCGCCAGCGCTCGACCTGTCAGTTCGTCGCCGACGCTCAGCGGGACCTCCTCGAGACGTTCGACCGCGAGCGTGCGCCCGAACCAGTGTGCGACCGCCTCGAACGACACCTGCGGCGGCTTCGCTCGGGTACGGTCGATTCGGCCGACCTCGCGATCACCCAGCGCGTCTCGAAGGCGGCGGGCGACTACGAGCAGGCCACGCGGGCGAAGGCGGCACTCCAGCGCGCCGCAGCCGTCGGCGTCCCGCGATCGCCCGGGCAGGACGTCGAGTACGTCGTGGTCGACGACGCGCTGTCGGGACCCGAGCGGGTGCGGCTGGCGTTCGAACTCGACGAGCACGCCGGAGCGGGGTCCGCAACCACCGGTGCCCCCGCAACCACCGGAGGCGCAGCGACCGACGATCCAGCGAGCTACGACGCCGAGTTCTACGCCGACCGACTGCTCCGGGCCTGCGAGAGCCTGGTCGCGCCGCTGGGCTGGAACGAGGGTCGGATCCGCTCGCACCTCCAGCACGATCGCGACGCGACGCTGTCGGCGTTCGGCGAGTGAGTGCGCGCCGGCCGTTCGACGCCGAGGACCGCGGTCAGGGTCCGGTCGCGTTCGTGGCCATCCCCGATTCGGGCCCCGGTTTCGCGAGGTCGTCGAAGCGGTCGCTCGCGTTCCGGCGTCGCGCCGCTGTCGCCGTCCGGTCGACCGTCGCGAGCGCGAGCGAATCGCCGCGGGGCACCCGCAACACGACTCCCTCCTCCCGTGCGGCGGCGGGGAGGACGGCCGTCGAGACGGTCTCCTGTCCGCGGCCGTCCTCGAACAGCACCACGGCTGTGTCGTCTTCGATGCGATCGACGACCGCGGTTCCCGGTGCGTCGTCGCGCCGGGAGTCTCCAGAGTCGTCAGAGCGCGATCGGCCGTCGCCCTCGCCGTCCGAATCGTCCTCGAGCGCGAGGTTCTGGATCCCCTCGAACGCCGAACGAGCGGCCGACGCGGGGAGCAGTGCTAACAGCGTCGCGAGCAGGTCTCGTCGGAGCACGCCGCCGGGTCGCCGCGGCATCGGCCATAAACCCGTGGCGCGAACCGACGCGAGTGTGGGGTCGATCTCGGCCGAACCGCATCAGGGGCTGCCGAATCGCCTCGGCACCCCGACGCGATCCAGTAGGTTGCCGAGTCGCGCCGGGATGCCTGCCGGATCACTCCACGACCCGTTCCAGATCGGGGCCACGCCGCCGTGCGATCCCCACTCGTCCAAGCAGTATCCTTAAGCCCGAGCCTCGGGTACCCGCCGGCTATGGGCGTCAGGTGCACGTTGCTCGGGCACGCGTACGGCGAGGCGGAGATCGAGCGCGAGCGCGAGGAACGCGGCGACGAAGCGGTCGTGACGATTCGAGAGGTCAAGACCTGCAGTCGGTGTGGGGACCGCTCGGTCGTCAGCGAGAACAAAGAGGTGACGGCGGTCGAGAGCGCCGGCAGCGAGGTCGCGACGCCGAGCGACGCGGACGCGGCGCCGACGAGCGAGCCGCGCCCCACCGAGCCGGGGGTCGACGATACGGTGGCCGAGGAATCCGTGGAGGAAGCGGCTGTCGACGCCGGCCCGGAGGGCGGCGAAGCAGGCGCAGCCGACGCGTCGGAAGCGGGACCGGAGCAGGACCCCGAGACCGACGACGGCGTCATCCTCGATGACGAACCCGACGAGGAGCCGGCAGAGCGCGAGTACGGCGAGTGGCCCGACGCCGAGGAGGACCACGCCAGCGCGGAGGCCGATCCCGCCGCTGCCGACGAGGACGCCAACGGCGGCCCCGCTCCCTGGCCCGACAGCGACGATGAGGCGGACGAGGGGTTCGACGCCGCGACGCCGGACGACGAGCCTGCAGCGGACGTCGAGTATCCCGGTTCCGCCGACGCCGAGCCGCCGGGCGACGGGTCCGGCGACGCGGAGGCCTCGGCGGACGCTGCAGAGATCCTGGACGACGAACCAGCGACCGAGCGCCCGCCGGCCGACGAGGGCGTGGACTTCGAGCGCGCTCGCGAGACCAGTTCGCCGAGCGCCCCCTCGACCGGGGGCACCGAACTCTACTGCCCGGCGTGTGGCTACCGCGACCCGAGCCGCGACGGCTCCCTCCGCGAGGGCGACATCTGCCCGGAGTGCAAGAAAGGCTACCTCGCGGCCGGCGAGTAACCGTCAAGCCCGACGCAGTTCCGCGTTCTGCGCTCGTTTCTCGTCCGATTCGTATCCCGTTACCCCGTCGCTTTTCTGCTCCCAGTTGTGGACGGCGTTCTGCTCGATCGTGGGGGAATTCTGCTTGGTTCGTCGTCGGTGAGCGTGCTCCGTCGCGACCGCGCAAACCGCCCCGACCCCAGCCTTTATCTCTGCGCCACGCCATAGCATACCACGTATGGCGTCTGCACCCGGCAGTTCGGGCGACGACATGTTCGACGAATTCCTCGCGTCCCGCGGTCACGAACAGACGACGTGGGAGACCGAGTACAACAAGAAGCGGTGTCCGGAGTGCAGTGGAATCCACGACGTAGACGCGACGAACTGTACGGTGTGTGGCTGGCAGCCAGGCGAGTAGATCGCTACTGGCGATTACCGCGACGGCGGCGATATCGGTGCCCATTTCTGTCAACGAAATCATCTGTTCCGGAAGGACTATGGTACGATATTTCCTTGCAAAGGATGGGAGATACGAATGCCGGAATGTCAGAACTGCGGTTCGTTCGTCACCGAGGCCTACGCGCGAGTGTTCACGCCCCGCGGCGTCGACGAACCCCGCGTCTGTCCGGAGTGCGAGGACAAGATCCGGGACGGCAGCGACGTCCGGGAGGCCCGTTCACCGCGAAACAACTGACGAACCGACGGCGTGCGACTCCGGCGTTCGTGCGATCGCATAGCAGTACCCGGCCTGATACGTTTCTGTTCGTCCTACCGCAGGTACGTCCTCGAGCTGCCGGCACACCCGAACCCTTAGGACGACGCCGACGAACGTTTCGACCATGTTCGATGATGAGGAACTGCGGTCTCTTCGGGAGTCCCGCGAGGCGTGGGAATCGAACACGCTCCAACCGGTCCTCGACCGGCACGGCGAGCGCAAGGACCGCTTCGCCACGGTGTCGAACCTCGAGGTCGATCGGCTGTACGACCCGACGGACCTCGAGGATCTGGACTACGAGGACGACCTCGGCTTCCCCGGCGAACCGCCCTACACCCGCGGGCCGTACCCGACGATGCACCGTGGGCGCACGTGGACGATGCGCCAGTTCGCTGGCTTCGGGACGGCCGAGGAGACCAACGAGCGCTTCCACTACCTGATCGACGAGGGGCAGACGGGTCTCTCCACGGCGTTCGACATGCCGTCGCTGATGGGGATCGACTCCGACGACCCGATGGCGCTCGGCGAGGTCGGCAAGGAAGGCGTCGCCGTCGACTCGCTCCGGGACATGGAGGTGCTGTTCGACGGCATCGACCTCGGAGAGGTATCGACGTCCTTTACCATCAACCCCTCCGCGCCGGTGATCTACGCGATGTACGTCGCGCTCGCCGACGTGCAGGGCGTGCCGCGCGAGCAGGTCCGCGGCACCCTCCAGAACGACATGTTCAAAGAGTTCATCGCGCAGAAGGAGTGGGTCGTGCCCCCGGAGCCGTCCCTGAAACTGGTCACGGACGTGATCGAGTTCGCGACCGAGGAGACGCCGAAGTTCCACCCCGTCTCGATCTCGGGCTACCACATCCGCGAGGCAGGGTCGACGGCGGTCGAGGAGCTGGCCTTCACCCTCGCCGACGGCTTCGCCTACGTCGAGGACGCGATGGAGCGCGGGCTCGACGTCGACGAGTTCGCGCCGCGCCTGTCCTTCTTCTTCAACTGCCACAACTCCCTCCTCGAGGAGGTCGCGAAGTTCCGCGCCGCGCGGCGAATCTGGGCGGAGAAGATGGACGAGTGGTACGACGCCGACGCCGCGGACTCCCGGCGGCTCAAGTTCCACACGCAAACCGCAGGGCAGTCACTGACGGCCCAGCAGCCGCTGAACAACGTCGTCCGGGTGACGATCCAGGCACTGGCCTCGGTGATGGGCGGCACGCAGAGCCTCCACACCAACAGCTTCGACGAGGCGCTCGCGCTGCCCAGCGAGAAGGCCGTCCGCGTCGCACTGCGGACCCAGCAGATCATCGCGGAGGAGTCCGGCGTCGCGGACACGATCGATCCCCTCGGCGGGAGCTTCGCGGTCGAGGCGCTCACCGATCAGGTCGAATCCGAGGCGATGGCGTACATGGAGACGATCCGCGAGCGGGGCAACGGTTCGATGCGCGAGGGCGTCCTGGACGGCATCGAGGACGGCTACTTCCAGCGCGAGATCCAGGACTCGGCCTACGAGTACCAGGAGCGCGTCGAGGACGGCGAGGAGGTCGTCGTCGGGGTCAACAAGTACACCATCGCAGAGGAGACCGCCGCGGACACGCTCCACGTCGACGAGGAGCAGGCGAGGGAGACGCAGTTGGATCGCATCGAGTCCGTCAAAGACGAGCGCGACGAGCAGGCCGTCGAGGATGCGCTCGCCGCTGTCCGCGACGCCGCGGAGAACGACGAGAACACGATCCCGGCGATCGTCGACGCCGTGAAGGAGTACGCGACGATGGGCGAGATCATGCAGGTCTTCGAGGACGTGTACGGGGAGTACGCGGGGGAAGTCGGACCGGCCTGAATACCCCTGGCTGCTTCGATCCGTCCCGTTCGTTCCGATTCGTCCCGCTCGGCGAAACGACTTTCAGAATGTATGCCCTCTGCATACATATGAGCACGAGCATCCGAGTGTCCGAGGAAACCAAGGCGAAACTCGACCTGCTCAAGCGTGACGACGAGACGTTCGACGAGTTGCTCCGCCGACTGGCGGGTGAAACGGAGCCAATTGAGATCGGTGCATGGGACGACGAAACAGCGGACAGGGCGCGGGAGGCGGTCGACCGGTCACGTGAGAGTTTCGGGCGATGACGTTTCTCGACTCCTCCGCGATCATCGACATGCTCGACGGCGTCGAGCGGACCGTCGAATGCGTCGAGGCACACGGAACGCCGTATCTCACGTCCTCGATCTGTGTGTTCGAAGTCCTCGAAGGCGTACTCGGCAGCGGAACCACCGACGTGATGGCGGCACGACAGCAGTTCGGCGGCGTTCGCGCGCTGGAGTTCAACGAAGACATCGCGATCGAGGCGGCTCGGTTGCAGGATGCGCTGCTGGCCGACGGCGAGCCGATGGCTCCCCGCGACCTGCTGATCGCTGCGACGGCTCGATCGACTGGCGACCACCTCGTCGTCAACGATGCGGATTTTCAGACGGACGTACTCGAGGAGACGATCTCCGTGACGAACCTCGCCGAGTAGATCGGACGCGGCGATCGAGGAGGATCGAACGACTTCACTTCAGTAGCAACGTGCTACGGGGTCGTTTCCGCCGACCAGCGGGCTCTTCAAAGATTCACTCGCCCCCGAATTCACATGATGGCGCGGGGGCGACCGTCTCCGGCATGAGAACACTTAACCCGGTGTTGTACGATTATTTTCGGTGTATGTCAGACGCTGACACCGAGGCCGAGCTCGAGGCCCGGCTCGAGGAGCAGGAGTCCTTCGAACCACCCGAGTGGTTCGTCGAGCAGGCCAACGTCTCGGACCCGGACATCTACGACGAGTTCGAGGAGAACTGGCCGGAGTGCTGGGAGCGCGCCGCGGACCTGATCTCCTGGGAAGAGGAGTACGACCAGGTGCTCGACGACTCGGACGAGCCCTTCTACGAGTGGTTCACCGGCGGCGAACTCAACGCCTCCTACAACTGCATCGATCGGCACGTCGAGAATGGCCAGAAGAATCGTGCGGCGATCCAGTGGGAGGGCGAACTGGGCGAGGAGCGGACGATCACCTATCAGGAGCTCCAGCGCGAGGTCGAGGCCTTCGCTGCCGCCCTCCGGGAGCAGGGCGTCGAGGAGGACGACGTCGTCACGCTTTACCTCCCGATGCTGCCGCAGCTCCCGATCGCGATGCTGGCGTGCGCCCGCATCGGCGCGCCACACTCCGTCGTCTTCGCGGGCTTCTCCGCCGAAGCCCTGGCCGAGCGGATGAACGCCGCCGAGTCCGAGTACCTCGTCACCTGCGACGGGTACTACCGCCGTGGCGAGGCCCTGAACCACAAGGAGAAGGCCGACGAGGGCCTCCAGCAGGTCGATCACGACGTCGAGTCCGTGATCGTCGTCGACCGTCTCGGCGACGAACTGACGCACTTCCTCGGCGACAACGCCCACGACTACCAGGAACTCGTCGACGAGCACGAGGGCGCTTCCGTCACGCCGGTCTCCCGCGACGCCGAGGACATGCTGTTCCTCATGTACACCTCGGGTACCACGGGAACGCCGAAGGGCGTCAAGCACACGACCGGAGGGTATCTCTCCTACGCCGCATGGACGACCCAGTCCGTGCTCGACGTCAAGCAGGAGGACACCTACTGGTGCGCCGCGGACATCGGCTGGATCACCGGCCACTCCTACATCGTCTATGGCCCGCTCGCGCTCGGCACGACGACGGTGATGTACGAGGGGACGCCGGACTACCCCGAGAAGGATCGGCTCTGGGAACTGGTCGAGAAGTACGGCGTGGACATGTTCTACACCGCACCCACGGCCATCCGGGCGTTCATGAAGTGGGGCCAGCAGTACCCCGATTCGCACGACCTCTCGACGCTCCGCCTGCTGGGCACCGTCGGCGAGCCGATCAATCCGCGCGCCTGGAAGTGGTACTACAAGCACATCGGGCACGAGGACGTCGCCGTCGTCGACACCTGGTGGCAGACCGAGACGGGCGGGATGATGGTGACGACGCTGCCCGGGATCGGCGAGATGAAACCCGGCTCGGCGGGGCCGCCGCTGCCGGGCATCGACGCCCGCATCGTCGACAATCAGGGCGACGAAGTCGAGCCCGGTGACGCCGGCTATCTCACGGTCAACAATCCGTGGCCGGGGATGCTCCGGACGCTCTACAAGAACGACGAGCGGTTCCTCGAGGAGTACTGGCGCGAGTACTCCGACGAGGAGACCGACGAGTGGGTCTACTTCCCCGAGGACGGCGCGTCCATCGACGAGGACGGCTACATCACCGTACTCGGGCGGGTCGACGACGTGATCAACGTCTCCGGTCACCGCCTCGGGACGATGGAGATCGAGTCGGCCGTCGTCGACGTCGAGGGCGTCGCCGAGGCCGCGGTCGTCGGTGGCACCCACGAGGTCAAGGGCGAGGCCGTCTACGCCTTCGTCATCACCGAGGACGGGCAAAGCGAGGACGATGCGCTGCGCGAGCGTGTCGTCGAACGCGTCGAGGACGCGATCGGTCCGATCGCGCGGCCCGAGCGAATCGTCTTCACGCCCGACCTCCCGAAGACGCGGTCGGGCAAGATCATGCGTCGGCTGCTCGAGGAGATCGCCGACGGCGAGGAGCTTGGCGACACCTCGACGCTGCGGAACCCCGACATCGTCCAGGACATCAAGGACGAGGTCGACGCCAGCGACTGAGTAGCGCTGGCAGCCACACGACCTCGTCGAGCAGGTGGAGTCGCTTTTTCCGTGTCAGTCAGGTGCCCAGGACTCGGCACCGTGTCGTGACTCGGGAGTGAATCGAACGGAGCGGTCTCTCTCTCTGTCTCACGAGGGCAGTGGACGGATCGCTGCGACTCGTGAGTGGACGAAGCGGAACACCGTCCCCAAACGGTGCCAAAGCGGCGTGTGAACTGGCAACCGTCACCGACGTGCCACCCCTCTCCCAGGAGAAGGCGGACTCGCGTGAGGCGACGGACGGCGGTAGCTCCCGACTACTGCAGCAGCCGTTACGCGTTGTTCATCCGCTGGCTCGTCCGCTCGCCACAGCGCTGGCACTCCCGAACCCGGTAGGGCTCGCGGGAGTAGTGGGCGTTATCGGAGTCTTCGGCCTCCGTCATGATCTGCACGGAAACTTCGTGCAGCGTGTCAGTCCCGCAAGCGTCACAGGGCTCGGTCATCCCGTTTAACGAGTTGTCAGTCGTCGCCATACTTGATCGTAGTAGGCTACCACTATAACAGGACACGAGCGTTTTCAAATCGGGAAAAAACCCCGTACCTGAGCGGGGTGGCACCGTATCGTACACCGGTGCGTTCGAAACATCAAAGGTGAGTGTTCGAAACGCGAGTGGATGTCACGATGGATCCCACGATTCGGGTCGGGGATCGAAAGTCGCCGAACGATCGAACGCCCGCTACGGAGCCCGTCGTAACGCGGGCCGGCCTCGCTTTCAGGGGGAAACCGTTATGCTCCACGCGAAACCAAGCGTTGAGACGTGGGAGACGAACGGCCGATCGAGGACATCCTCGATACGATCGGGGACGATCACGCGCGGGACGTGCTGGCCGCGATCAGCGAGGAACCACGCCCCGCCAGCGAGGTCGCGGACGCCTGCGACCTCTCCTTGCCCACGGTCTATCGACGGATCGAGATGCTGAAAGAGCACAAACTCGTCTCATCGGAGACGGCCGTCGCCGACGACGGGAACCACTACGACGTGTTCAAGTCGAACTTCGACGGCACCGTCATTCGCCTGCGCGACGACGAGTACGACGTACGCATCTACCGCAAGGAGAACATACCCGATCGGTTCTCGAGCCTCTGGGACGAACTCTCTCGGTGACGGGTCCGAGCTGGGCACCGATCGACCGTCGACTAGCGACTGCGTTCCTGCGATTCTCGCCGTCGACAGGGGAGCGTTTTAGACCCTCCCCTCCCACGGGACGGGCATGGCGGCGTACACCGAGGTCCTGGAGGCAGTCCTGATGATGCTACGGCTCGCACTGTTCGCCCTCGCGCTGGGGCTGACGATCATCAGCTTCCAGGCCTACCGCGAGAACGGCGGGAAGCGACTCGAGTCTGCATTCATCGGCTTCGCCTTCATCAGCATGGGCGTCGCGATGACGTCGATGGGCGACCAGGTGGAGTCGCTGGAGCTGTTCTTCTCGATCGCGGAGACGGTGCCCTTCATCATCGGTTTCGGGATGCTCTGGATTTCGCTGTACCGGTAGTCCGGCGGCTGTTTTTCGCGCGCGAACTGCAGCGGCGTTCACCGGGTCTGCGAGCCTCGACCCCCAGACCGCGAATCGAACCCTTTTAGACGCAGACGACGGTATCCGGCGGTATGGCCATCAAACCCGCCTACGTCAAGAAGACGGGCGAGATCCTCATGGAGCGCTACCCCGAGGCGCTCTCGACGGATTTCGAGCACAACAAGGAGGCAGTCACCGAGCTGACGAACATCGAGTCCAAGGGCGTTCGCAACCGGATCGCGGGCTACATCGCGCGCAAGCAGGCCGCCCAGCCTGCCTGAATCGGGATTCTGGATTTTCGACGGTCGTTCGTTCCCGGTAGTCCGTGGGCTGCTTCTCCATTTCGGGGGGTTGCAATCGATGCAGTGGGCTCCGAAAGCCCCCGAGCGCTCGAACGTCCTCGCTCGCTGTCGTCCGAGAGGGCGAAGCCCTCTCGTGATCACGAAAGACGCTTTGCGTCTTTCGAACGACGCTCCTCGCCCTTCGGCCTGCGG from Salinarchaeum sp. Harcht-Bsk1 includes these protein-coding regions:
- a CDS encoding antitoxin VapB family protein, with the translated sequence MSTSIRVSEETKAKLDLLKRDDETFDELLRRLAGETEPIEIGAWDDETADRAREAVDRSRESFGR
- a CDS encoding type B DNA-directed DNA polymerase — translated: MAFTIDVRDDGTPVRWELDPDGGATPTADPDYQPAIYVAARDDRTGALEWLADALADDPKVAAVERVERYRSLRADERSPMCELRLDRLDEVRQVARELRRREHEQFLPGTFQLYDVDLDPGFRYVLDRGLDPTPDRDLVTLDLALPEPAVANGDVRPLEIDGEPATPDGTGAGSAAAEAAVADAVESVLDARDPDVLLLSSGEIVPLLADADVDLGRRPGFSRIAGESTFVSYGQVGYSPARYDVPGRALVNRSNSFLLGHSALAGLLYFVERAGKPLQEIAKDSIGGVLTAIEIRAARQWDGERVVDRVPGRRDGVPAPWQKRQTEGWKPLDTLHAADRGGFTFQPDPGLHEHVHELDFASLYPNVICEYRVSPDTVCCDCHDASDVSAVDASAEPLDPDLRVPELDYSVCPDGDAFLAEVLEPLIEERQERKAVVRDAGPTEDTAADEAVVEAIKWVLVSCFGYQGYRHAKFGRIEVHEAINAHAREIMLTAKAMLEDAGWRIVHGIVDSVWVTAAPDREQRPIREVATEITEAVRIELEYEGEFDWVAFCPRKRASGAALMRYFGRWADAELDAAGDDESPSDDPFKLRGIEARQRSTCQFVADAQRDLLETFDRERAPEPVCDRLERHLRRLRSGTVDSADLAITQRVSKAAGDYEQATRAKAALQRAAAVGVPRSPGQDVEYVVVDDALSGPERVRLAFELDEHAGAGSATTGAPATTGGAATDDPASYDAEFYADRLLRACESLVAPLGWNEGRIRSHLQHDRDATLSAFGE
- a CDS encoding methylmalonyl-CoA mutase — its product is MFDDEELRSLRESREAWESNTLQPVLDRHGERKDRFATVSNLEVDRLYDPTDLEDLDYEDDLGFPGEPPYTRGPYPTMHRGRTWTMRQFAGFGTAEETNERFHYLIDEGQTGLSTAFDMPSLMGIDSDDPMALGEVGKEGVAVDSLRDMEVLFDGIDLGEVSTSFTINPSAPVIYAMYVALADVQGVPREQVRGTLQNDMFKEFIAQKEWVVPPEPSLKLVTDVIEFATEETPKFHPVSISGYHIREAGSTAVEELAFTLADGFAYVEDAMERGLDVDEFAPRLSFFFNCHNSLLEEVAKFRAARRIWAEKMDEWYDADAADSRRLKFHTQTAGQSLTAQQPLNNVVRVTIQALASVMGGTQSLHTNSFDEALALPSEKAVRVALRTQQIIAEESGVADTIDPLGGSFAVEALTDQVESEAMAYMETIRERGNGSMREGVLDGIEDGYFQREIQDSAYEYQERVEDGEEVVVGVNKYTIAEETAADTLHVDEEQARETQLDRIESVKDERDEQAVEDALAAVRDAAENDENTIPAIVDAVKEYATMGEIMQVFEDVYGEYAGEVGPA
- a CDS encoding PIN domain-containing protein; this encodes MTFLDSSAIIDMLDGVERTVECVEAHGTPYLTSSICVFEVLEGVLGSGTTDVMAARQQFGGVRALEFNEDIAIEAARLQDALLADGEPMAPRDLLIAATARSTGDHLVVNDADFQTDVLEETISVTNLAE
- a CDS encoding HVO_0416 family zinc finger protein produces the protein MASAPGSSGDDMFDEFLASRGHEQTTWETEYNKKRCPECSGIHDVDATNCTVCGWQPGE
- a CDS encoding DUF3006 domain-containing protein; the protein is MLRRDLLATLLALLPASAARSAFEGIQNLALEDDSDGEGDGRSRSDDSGDSRRDDAPGTAVVDRIEDDTAVVLFEDGRGQETVSTAVLPAAAREEGVVLRVPRGDSLALATVDRTATAARRRNASDRFDDLAKPGPESGMATNATGP